One stretch of Apis cerana isolate GH-2021 linkage group LG8, AcerK_1.0, whole genome shotgun sequence DNA includes these proteins:
- the LOC133666620 gene encoding uncharacterized protein LOC133666620 — RGENPNLPGAYLASTGCSAGRLPHVGLSHPLACHQPGLSGHHTEQQVQLGHAAAAAAAAASMGMESSELVAVAHYQAQQLQRQLLAEQSGPGGMLPPAAQPTGGGLTQSLQQPQQAQSQGQDPLQSLMQQLICLQQIEYFFAQRGHK; from the coding sequence GGGCGAGAACCCTAACCTCCCCGGCGCCTACTTAGCCTCGACCGGGTGCTCGGCCGGCAGGCTGCCACACGTTGGCCTGTCCCATCCACTGGCTTGCCATCAGCCTGGCCTGTCCGGGCATCACACGGAGCAGCAGGTGCAATTGGGCCACGCCGCGGCGGCGGCTGCAGCCGCAGCCTCCATGGGAATGGAGTCCTCGGAGCTGGTCGCGGTCGCCCATTACCAGGCGCAACAGCTTCAGCGGCAATTGTTGGCCGAGCAGTCGGGTCCGGGCGGCATGTTGCCGCCGGCTGCTCAGCCTACTGGTGGAGGCTTGACGCAGTCGCTACAGCAGCCGCAGCAAGCTCAGTCTCAGGGCCAAGATCCGCTGCAAAGCCTGATGCAACAGCTCATCTGTTTGCAACAGATCGAATACTTTTTCGCACAGCGTGGTCACAAGTGA